A single Arachidicoccus sp. BS20 DNA region contains:
- the pstS gene encoding phosphate ABC transporter substrate-binding protein PstS translates to MKKSILKFGALAATAIALNASLTSCNGGGAGNGSDSTSSASEAVVGAGSSFDQPLFSKMFAAYYDSTKTQINYQSVGSGAGISQLTGKTVDFGASDAPMTGKQDSTAGATVIHIPITAGAVVVSYNLPDVKDTLKFTPEVLANIYLGKITKWNDPAIAAANPGVKLPSTAILVAHRSDGSGTSAIFTSFLDKVSPEWHSKVGTSTSVNWPAGVGGKGNEGVSGIVKQTPGGIGYIELAYAIQNNIAYGKVQNKSGNFIVPTPESVTAAANITIPADGKVWITNTDAPDGYPISGFSWVLLYQEQGYGSRTQAQAEQLVNLVNWMVHSGQQYGASLYYAPLSSAAVSVDEALLKSITYKGQAILK, encoded by the coding sequence ATGAAAAAGAGTATTTTAAAATTCGGTGCGCTTGCTGCCACGGCTATTGCTTTAAATGCAAGTTTAACTTCTTGTAACGGTGGCGGAGCAGGAAATGGTTCAGACAGTACTTCTTCTGCTTCCGAAGCGGTTGTAGGCGCAGGAAGTTCGTTTGACCAGCCTTTATTTTCAAAAATGTTTGCTGCGTATTACGATTCTACCAAAACCCAAATCAACTACCAGTCTGTTGGTTCCGGTGCAGGTATTTCTCAATTGACAGGTAAAACCGTTGATTTCGGAGCTTCTGATGCGCCAATGACCGGCAAGCAAGATTCAACCGCCGGAGCAACTGTGATTCACATTCCTATTACAGCAGGTGCAGTAGTTGTGAGCTACAACTTACCTGATGTAAAAGATACATTGAAATTTACACCGGAAGTGTTGGCAAACATTTATTTGGGTAAAATTACTAAATGGAACGACCCTGCAATTGCTGCTGCAAATCCCGGCGTGAAATTGCCTTCAACTGCAATCTTGGTAGCACATCGTTCAGATGGAAGCGGCACATCTGCTATCTTCACATCTTTCTTGGATAAAGTAAGTCCTGAATGGCATTCAAAAGTAGGTACAAGTACTTCCGTTAATTGGCCCGCAGGCGTTGGCGGAAAAGGTAACGAAGGTGTTTCGGGCATTGTAAAACAAACTCCGGGCGGTATCGGTTATATCGAGTTAGCTTACGCTATTCAGAATAATATTGCTTATGGTAAAGTGCAGAACAAATCGGGCAACTTCATCGTTCCGACTCCTGAAAGTGTAACGGCTGCGGCAAACATCACAATTCCTGCCGACGGTAAAGTTTGGATTACAAATACAGATGCTCCGGACGGTTATCCGATTTCAGGTTTCTCATGGGTATTGTTGTATCAAGAGCAAGGTTATGGCTCTCGTACGCAAGCGCAGGCAGAACAATTGGTAAATCTTGTAAACTGGATGGTTCATTCCGGTCAGCAATACGGCGCTTCATTGTACTATGCACCGTTGTCTTCTGCTGCTGTAAGTGTTGATGAAGCATTACTGAAATCTATCACTTACAAAGGACAGGCTATTCTAAAATAA
- the rpsI gene encoding 30S ribosomal protein S9 has product MATTNQKNAVGRRKEAVTRVFLTRGSGNIVINSKDYKQYFTLAYLQNQVEAPLKTVEGLDKFDVTINATGGGIKGQAEAAKLGIARALIELDAEYRPALKAQGYLTRNAKGVERKKFGKRKARRSFQFSKR; this is encoded by the coding sequence ATGGCAACAACAAATCAAAAAAATGCAGTTGGTCGCCGCAAAGAAGCGGTAACGCGCGTTTTCTTAACTCGCGGTTCGGGCAACATCGTTATAAACAGCAAAGATTATAAACAATATTTCACGCTTGCATATTTGCAAAACCAAGTTGAGGCTCCTTTGAAAACCGTTGAAGGTTTGGACAAATTTGATGTAACCATTAATGCAACAGGAGGCGGAATCAAAGGTCAGGCAGAAGCTGCAAAGCTCGGTATTGCACGCGCTTTGATTGAATTGGATGCAGAATATCGTCCTGCATTAAAAGCACAAGGTTATCTTACACGTAATGCAAAAGGTGTTGAACGTAAGAAATTCGGTAAGAGAAAAGCTCGCCGCAGCTTCCAGTTCAGCAAGCGTTAA
- the phoU gene encoding phosphate signaling complex protein PhoU, translating to MAAPIESEIQHLKEEVINMWTLVRKQLQKAKNAIVNFDQDLAREVIVKEKRVNSYELKIDRDCEDIFALRTPVAVDLRFVLAVLKINYNLERIGDIAEGIAKYLINAGKPFSQNLLKQSKVLDMLDVSLSILDDALSAFENENTILARSIFQRDEYLDEININSTKFAKEYLQEHPEEIDELLYIYSTIRKIERVGDQTKNIAEEIIFYVEAKVLKHNNDLI from the coding sequence ATGGCAGCTCCCATAGAATCAGAAATACAGCACCTCAAAGAAGAAGTCATTAATATGTGGACTTTGGTGCGCAAGCAGTTGCAAAAAGCAAAGAACGCCATTGTCAATTTTGACCAGGATTTGGCGCGCGAAGTCATTGTCAAAGAAAAACGCGTGAACAGTTACGAGCTGAAAATAGACCGCGACTGTGAAGATATTTTTGCGCTGAGAACGCCTGTGGCTGTGGATTTACGTTTTGTACTGGCTGTATTGAAAATAAATTACAACCTTGAACGCATCGGCGATATTGCAGAAGGTATTGCAAAATATTTGATTAATGCGGGCAAGCCCTTTTCGCAAAATCTGTTGAAGCAATCCAAAGTATTGGATATGCTGGATGTATCGCTTTCCATTTTGGATGATGCTTTATCGGCGTTTGAAAATGAAAATACAATTCTTGCAAGAAGCATTTTTCAGCGCGATGAATACCTTGACGAAATCAATATCAACTCGACTAAGTTTGCAAAAGAATATTTGCAAGAACATCCCGAAGAAATTGATGAATTGTTGTACATCTATTCGACCATTCGTAAAATAGAACGTGTGGGCGACCAAACTAAAAATATCGCGGAAGAAATTATTTTTTACGTGGAAGCCAAAGTGCTGAAGCATAATAATGATTTGATATAA
- the rpsB gene encoding 30S ribosomal protein S2, translated as MEQNTSLQQQLLEAGVHFGHLKKKWNPKMLPYIFAEKKGIHIIDLNKTVDHLQEAAAALKQIAKSGKKIMFVATKKQAKEIVSDCAKKVNMPFATERWLGGMLTNFNTVRKSVKKMQSIEKLLNDVNAESLTKKERLTLARDKDKMEKVLGGIAQMSRLPAALFLVDIGHEHIALAEAKRLGISTFGMVDTNCDPNKVDFAIPSNDDATKSVAIITNYITAAIAEGLAERQASKDEDEEVAESNENEARAARIQAEAEAEAGGRSRNNRSSEGNNAPAGARRRTTPGGRSRTQAGGKR; from the coding sequence ATGGAACAAAATACTTCTTTACAGCAGCAGTTGCTTGAAGCCGGCGTTCACTTCGGTCATCTTAAAAAGAAGTGGAATCCGAAAATGTTGCCTTACATTTTCGCTGAGAAAAAAGGTATTCATATTATAGACCTTAACAAAACCGTTGACCATTTGCAGGAAGCGGCGGCAGCATTGAAACAGATTGCAAAAAGCGGTAAAAAAATCATGTTCGTAGCAACGAAGAAACAGGCGAAAGAAATTGTTTCCGACTGTGCGAAAAAAGTAAATATGCCTTTTGCAACAGAACGTTGGTTGGGTGGTATGCTTACTAACTTCAACACGGTTCGCAAGAGCGTGAAGAAAATGCAGAGCATCGAAAAATTGTTGAACGATGTAAACGCTGAAAGCCTTACAAAGAAGGAACGTTTGACATTGGCACGCGATAAAGATAAAATGGAAAAAGTGTTAGGTGGTATCGCACAAATGAGCCGTCTTCCGGCAGCTTTGTTTCTGGTGGACATCGGACATGAGCACATCGCGTTAGCAGAAGCAAAGCGTCTCGGAATTTCTACCTTTGGTATGGTTGATACCAACTGCGACCCGAACAAAGTCGATTTTGCAATTCCTTCAAATGACGATGCAACTAAATCCGTTGCTATCATTACAAACTATATCACAGCGGCAATCGCAGAAGGTTTGGCAGAACGTCAGGCTTCTAAAGACGAAGACGAAGAAGTTGCAGAAAGCAACGAAAACGAAGCTCGCGCAGCACGCATTCAGGCAGAAGCAGAAGCAGAAGCAGGTGGACGCAGCCGCAACAACCGTTCTTCGGAAGGCAATAATGCTCCGGCAGGCGCAAGACGCAGAACTACTCCGGGCGGACGCAGTAGAACGCAAGCAGGCGGAAAGAGATAA
- a CDS encoding RNA polymerase sigma-70 factor, with the protein MFIEHKQYIQLGDYEFEQLFKENFKSLSAYANTFLKDVEAAKEIAQTVFYKLWIKRESISIEYSMSAYLYKSIHNECMNYIKHGKVKTAYLKEMKHEENIVISDERTTERELRKKINDVIKRLPEQCATIFCMSRFEELKYKEIAERLGISIKAVEKQITKALKILRVELKEYLPLILIMLFGK; encoded by the coding sequence TTGTTTATAGAACATAAGCAATATATACAATTAGGCGACTACGAGTTTGAGCAACTCTTTAAAGAAAACTTTAAAAGTCTGTCAGCGTATGCCAATACTTTTTTGAAAGACGTAGAAGCGGCAAAAGAAATTGCACAAACGGTTTTTTATAAATTATGGATAAAGAGAGAAAGTATATCGATTGAATATTCAATGTCTGCATATTTGTATAAATCGATTCATAATGAGTGCATGAATTATATAAAACATGGCAAAGTAAAAACGGCTTATCTCAAAGAAATGAAACATGAAGAAAATATTGTTATATCTGATGAACGAACAACGGAAAGAGAATTACGCAAGAAAATAAATGATGTAATAAAAAGGCTTCCCGAACAATGCGCAACTATTTTTTGCATGAGCCGCTTCGAAGAACTGAAGTATAAAGAAATCGCTGAAAGGCTCGGTATTTCTATAAAAGCGGTTGAAAAACAAATTACAAAAGCGTTGAAAATTTTGCGAGTGGAACTGAAAGAATATCTTCCGTTAATTTTAATAATGCTGTTTGGCAAATGA
- the tsf gene encoding translation elongation factor Ts: MSTVTITAQDINKLRQATGAGMMDCRKALTEANGDFEAAIDWLRKQGQKVAAKRSDREAKEGVVIAQTNSDNTKGYIVTISCETDFVSKNEDFVAFAKSIADAAVANDVNSAEELNEVSVNGAKVADLINDKLAAIGEKIAVARFEKLEAPYVASYIHGAYRLGVLVGLSAANAEAGKDVAMQIAALNPLAVDASSITPETIERERSVIIDTMKADPKMEGKPDEMIAKIAEGKLNAFFKENTLLAQPFVKDGSKTVEAYLGKDLKVTGFKRVALG; the protein is encoded by the coding sequence ATGTCAACAGTAACTATTACAGCACAGGATATTAATAAATTACGCCAGGCTACCGGCGCCGGTATGATGGATTGCCGCAAAGCCTTGACAGAAGCCAACGGCGATTTTGAAGCAGCTATCGACTGGTTGCGCAAGCAAGGTCAGAAAGTTGCCGCTAAACGCAGCGACCGCGAAGCGAAAGAAGGCGTTGTAATCGCACAAACCAATAGCGACAACACGAAAGGTTACATTGTAACTATTTCTTGCGAAACGGATTTCGTATCTAAAAATGAAGATTTTGTTGCTTTCGCTAAAAGCATTGCAGATGCTGCAGTTGCAAATGATGTAAATTCTGCGGAAGAATTGAACGAGGTTTCTGTAAACGGCGCTAAGGTGGCAGATTTGATTAATGATAAATTGGCTGCCATCGGCGAGAAAATTGCTGTTGCACGTTTTGAAAAACTGGAAGCGCCTTATGTTGCTTCTTATATTCATGGCGCTTATCGTTTAGGCGTTTTGGTTGGTTTGAGCGCAGCAAATGCTGAAGCCGGAAAAGATGTGGCGATGCAAATTGCAGCGTTGAATCCATTAGCAGTAGATGCCAGCAGCATCACGCCCGAAACGATCGAACGCGAAAGAAGCGTTATCATTGACACTATGAAAGCTGACCCGAAAATGGAAGGCAAACCCGATGAAATGATTGCAAAAATCGCTGAAGGAAAATTAAATGCTTTCTTCAAAGAAAACACTTTGCTTGCACAGCCTTTCGTAAAAGACGGCAGCAAAACAGTTGAAGCATATCTCGGAAAAGATTTGAAAGTTACAGGCTTTAAGCGCGTAGCTTTGGGATAG
- the pstC gene encoding phosphate ABC transporter permease subunit PstC, which yields MEAAGNIAQTLNGGVATTLHEVATARKTKQVRRSSNHIRGEKIFKGILGIAGLLLILVVGAILITLVWQSIPALKALGLKFFWTSTWNPVTNVFGALPFLLGTLITSFLGLLISIPFSIAVAILLGEYFPKGGFSNFMRSTIDLIAAVPSVIFGFWGFFVLVPMVRTFELKIGVAPNGLGIFSSSLVLAIMVIPYAASLGTTMIRMVPSHLKEGAYALGATRWEVLRDVILPYSKSGLFAGILLSLGRAIGETMAVTMVIGNSSEIPTSIFSTGNTMASVIANEFGAAADPIYISALIEMGLFLFLVTFVINLIGKAVIKRVTKNN from the coding sequence ATGGAAGCAGCAGGAAATATAGCACAAACATTAAATGGCGGCGTTGCAACAACGCTTCACGAAGTGGCAACCGCGCGAAAAACCAAACAGGTAAGACGTTCATCCAATCATATCAGGGGCGAAAAAATTTTTAAAGGCATATTGGGTATTGCAGGCTTGCTGCTCATTTTGGTGGTAGGTGCAATATTGATTACGCTGGTATGGCAGTCTATTCCTGCTTTGAAAGCGCTCGGACTGAAATTTTTCTGGACATCTACATGGAATCCCGTAACCAATGTGTTTGGTGCATTACCGTTTTTGTTAGGAACATTAATTACTTCTTTTTTAGGATTGTTGATATCCATACCGTTTTCGATTGCGGTGGCTATTTTATTGGGAGAATATTTTCCGAAAGGTGGTTTCTCCAACTTTATGCGCAGCACTATTGATTTGATTGCTGCCGTACCTTCGGTAATCTTTGGTTTCTGGGGCTTTTTCGTATTAGTGCCAATGGTAAGGACTTTTGAATTAAAAATTGGCGTGGCGCCAAACGGACTGGGCATTTTTTCATCGTCGCTTGTATTGGCAATAATGGTCATTCCTTATGCTGCATCGCTTGGAACTACGATGATTAGAATGGTGCCCTCGCATTTGAAAGAAGGCGCTTATGCTTTGGGCGCGACACGCTGGGAAGTACTGCGCGACGTGATTTTACCTTATTCAAAATCAGGATTATTCGCCGGTATTTTATTATCACTTGGTCGTGCTATCGGAGAAACAATGGCGGTAACAATGGTTATCGGTAACTCAAGCGAAATACCAACAAGCATTTTCTCCACTGGTAATACAATGGCGAGCGTAATTGCCAACGAATTTGGCGCGGCGGCAGACCCCATCTACATTTCGGCATTGATAGAAATGGGATTGTTTTTATTCCTGGTAACATTTGTGATTAATCTGATTGGTAAAGCGGTAATTAAGCGAGTAACAAAAAACAACTAA
- a CDS encoding FecR family protein, whose product MNYQDENINDEMLVSYLLGELDAEQNATVLSWMNTDKANAKRVDDLRFILQQVESEKENITVDLDREWKIFQRKINQYSIGKFSVSYRKIFSVAAMFIGFIFIASIAYYYSNSQKIKIASGKQIVSATLPDGSKITLNKNSSLVYTKNFNRKNRRVTLHGEAFFNVRHNASMPFKVSVNDLSVEDIGTSFNIKSDKENTEIVVESGKVKVEKDGSELLLSANEKTEITNNAPLVKAIASDKLYQYYRTKIFNCNSTPLKNLIDALNDSYNQNIVLENDSLENIPITVTFNNLPLDNVLEIVCRTLRLKYRKTQGKIILYRH is encoded by the coding sequence ATGAATTATCAAGATGAAAATATAAACGATGAAATGCTCGTAAGCTATTTGTTAGGCGAATTGGATGCAGAACAAAACGCAACGGTTTTGTCGTGGATGAATACTGATAAAGCCAATGCAAAACGTGTGGATGATTTGCGTTTCATTTTGCAGCAGGTAGAAAGCGAGAAAGAAAATATTACTGTTGATCTTGACAGAGAATGGAAAATTTTTCAAAGAAAAATCAATCAATATTCAATCGGAAAATTTTCTGTTTCATACAGGAAAATTTTCAGTGTTGCGGCAATGTTTATCGGGTTTATTTTTATCGCTTCTATTGCTTATTATTATTCCAATAGTCAAAAAATTAAGATTGCTTCGGGCAAACAAATTGTTTCTGCAACATTGCCCGATGGTTCTAAGATTACACTAAACAAAAATTCTTCTCTTGTTTATACCAAAAATTTCAACCGAAAAAACAGAAGGGTAACGCTGCATGGCGAAGCATTTTTCAATGTTCGTCATAATGCTTCTATGCCGTTTAAGGTATCGGTAAATGATTTGTCCGTTGAAGACATTGGTACATCCTTCAACATAAAATCGGATAAAGAAAATACGGAAATAGTGGTGGAATCGGGCAAGGTAAAAGTAGAAAAAGACGGCAGCGAATTATTGTTGTCCGCAAATGAAAAAACGGAAATAACCAATAATGCGCCGCTTGTAAAAGCAATCGCTTCCGATAAATTGTATCAATATTATCGAACAAAAATTTTCAATTGCAACAGCACTCCGTTGAAAAATCTAATCGACGCTTTGAACGATAGTTATAACCAAAACATTGTTCTGGAAAATGACAGTCTTGAAAATATTCCGATAACGGTTACGTTCAACAATCTTCCTTTGGACAATGTACTGGAAATTGTATGCCGCACATTACGATTGAAATACAGAAAAACACAAGGGAAAATTATACTTTACCGCCATTAA
- the rplM gene encoding 50S ribosomal protein L13, with protein MSKLHFTTKHANAATVQRNWYVVDGTNQTVGRISARIAAILRGKNKASYTPHVDTGDYVIIINADKVTFSGNKLEQKTYINFSGYPGGKKEEVAKDLLKRRPEVVLERAIKGMLPKNKLGRKMIGKLFVYAGDVHPHSAQQPKELKF; from the coding sequence ATGAGCAAATTACATTTCACAACCAAGCACGCAAACGCGGCTACCGTACAACGCAATTGGTACGTTGTGGACGGTACTAATCAAACCGTGGGTCGCATCAGCGCGAGAATCGCTGCAATCCTGCGTGGTAAGAACAAGGCTTCTTACACTCCGCACGTTGATACCGGCGATTACGTTATCATCATCAATGCCGACAAGGTTACTTTCAGCGGCAACAAACTGGAGCAAAAAACTTACATCAACTTTTCCGGTTATCCCGGTGGTAAAAAAGAAGAAGTTGCAAAAGACTTGCTGAAACGCCGCCCCGAAGTGGTTTTGGAAAGAGCCATCAAAGGCATGCTTCCGAAGAACAAATTGGGTCGCAAAATGATTGGTAAATTATTTGTGTATGCAGGCGACGTTCATCCGCACTCAGCTCAACAACCAAAAGAATTAAAATTTTAA
- the pstA gene encoding phosphate ABC transporter permease PstA, protein MKTKLNFRIAKSKGMNWLIIALSGACVLPLVFILLYIIKAGIGAINWNFLVNIPKPVGEPGGGIANALIGTAMIILLASVIAVPIGIICGIYLNENKKSKLAYWASICVDVLQGIPSIVIGIIGYLWLVLPFGGHTALSGSVALAIMMLPIIIRSTEETLKLIPDTLKEAAYALGMPFQRVIMKVIIPTGFSGILSGVMLSVARVAGETAPLLFTAFGNPFITTNLLKPMQSLPLLIFNYATSPYTDWQNLAWGASLVLLIFVLALNTLTKLITRRWKVQL, encoded by the coding sequence ATGAAGACGAAACTGAATTTCAGAATAGCCAAAAGCAAAGGCATGAACTGGCTGATTATTGCACTTTCAGGCGCTTGTGTGTTGCCTCTGGTTTTTATCTTGCTCTACATTATTAAAGCAGGCATCGGCGCCATTAACTGGAATTTTTTGGTAAATATTCCAAAGCCTGTGGGCGAGCCGGGCGGCGGTATTGCAAATGCGCTTATTGGAACAGCAATGATTATTTTGCTGGCAAGCGTCATTGCCGTGCCTATTGGCATTATTTGTGGCATTTATTTGAATGAAAATAAAAAAAGCAAGCTGGCTTACTGGGCAAGTATTTGTGTAGATGTATTGCAAGGTATTCCGTCCATTGTTATCGGTATTATCGGCTATTTGTGGCTGGTGCTTCCGTTTGGCGGGCACACGGCGCTTTCGGGGAGCGTGGCGCTTGCGATTATGATGCTGCCGATTATCATTCGTTCTACGGAAGAAACCTTAAAGCTCATTCCCGATACATTAAAAGAAGCGGCTTACGCTTTGGGTATGCCTTTCCAGAGAGTGATTATGAAAGTAATTATTCCTACCGGTTTCAGCGGAATACTTTCGGGTGTGATGCTTTCGGTGGCGCGTGTGGCGGGCGAAACCGCTCCGTTGTTGTTTACAGCATTTGGTAATCCGTTTATCACTACAAATCTTTTGAAACCTATGCAAAGCCTGCCTTTGCTGATTTTCAATTACGCGACAAGCCCTTACACCGATTGGCAAAATCTGGCTTGGGGTGCTTCATTGGTTCTATTGATTTTTGTTTTAGCCTTAAATACTCTGACTAAACTTATTACACGCAGATGGAAAGTACAACTATAA
- a CDS encoding STN and carboxypeptidase regulatory-like domain-containing protein, which translates to MPHITIEIQKNTRENYTLPPLKFYTHLKQLYIAVLAVLFGLQLHAQTLLKKHVADFSVNHLSVPQALEKLSNETNVLFSYQSDIFKDAKSVNIDVKNETVEKVLAQMLHHSFLFTEENGYIVIRKAAFRIIEGIVLDDSTGEKIDNAFIYTMPATTKVQTNIDGKFIIKIPLDTTINYLCISKDFYTDKIISLENIDDEKQTISLRQMPVPELPPVTSETKNTYEKNVALHLFGGTSHGVNGLEAGTVFNYNKGNGSIIQIAGAVNIIEKSLNGVQLAGIHNYVGDTARGLQLAALLNKTEGEEDGVQIGAINHAKHLKGLQIGLINISDSSDGYSLGAINISGSKYFPAVSFFATDMMSTNAEIKLGNRKLYTSILAGANFFTKHIGYIGFGLGHDFVINQRMIFSTVFNWGMFWETRYLDGEKHGILHITKFDDNSISDINYLLEFRPSFSWRFAKRYSLFGGPVFKRYIDHFAGKTKYGIGWQLGISNDSWIKTTVRSSNSSDRSWSLQPALLPNFNTIGFRLLGYDVRVLKNLPDNMAFIATTGMAKLDNWYADYGINPNANSVPVFYQMAGLKIFATQHFFAAMQIGMSFKNHDIKERFLYAPEVGWDIGKRISLSMQYFKLEQDILSLRFGYTLWKSR; encoded by the coding sequence ATGCCGCACATTACGATTGAAATACAGAAAAACACAAGGGAAAATTATACTTTACCGCCATTAAAATTTTATACGCATTTGAAACAATTATACATCGCTGTACTTGCTGTTCTGTTTGGCTTACAACTTCACGCACAAACCTTGTTGAAGAAACATGTTGCAGATTTTTCGGTTAATCATTTATCCGTTCCGCAGGCGTTGGAAAAACTCTCTAATGAAACCAATGTTTTGTTTTCTTATCAATCCGATATTTTTAAAGATGCTAAATCTGTAAATATTGATGTGAAGAATGAAACCGTTGAAAAGGTGCTTGCGCAAATGTTGCATCATTCATTTTTGTTTACGGAAGAAAACGGATATATCGTTATTCGTAAAGCTGCATTCAGGATAATTGAAGGCATTGTTTTGGACGATTCTACGGGAGAAAAAATTGATAACGCATTTATTTATACAATGCCTGCCACAACTAAGGTTCAGACGAATATAGACGGAAAGTTTATTATTAAAATTCCGTTGGATACAACGATAAATTATTTATGTATCAGCAAAGATTTTTATACAGATAAAATAATTTCTTTAGAAAATATCGATGACGAAAAACAAACTATTTCACTTCGACAAATGCCTGTTCCGGAACTGCCGCCGGTAACTTCGGAAACAAAGAATACGTACGAAAAAAATGTTGCATTGCATTTGTTTGGCGGCACTTCGCATGGTGTAAACGGCCTGGAAGCGGGAACTGTTTTTAATTACAACAAAGGCAATGGAAGTATTATCCAGATTGCAGGAGCCGTCAATATTATAGAGAAGTCGTTGAACGGCGTACAGCTTGCAGGCATTCATAATTATGTGGGCGATACTGCACGTGGATTGCAGCTTGCAGCTTTATTAAATAAAACGGAAGGCGAGGAAGACGGTGTGCAAATTGGCGCTATTAATCACGCGAAACACTTGAAAGGATTGCAGATAGGTTTGATTAATATTTCCGATTCTTCGGATGGTTATAGCTTAGGAGCTATTAATATTTCTGGTAGTAAATATTTCCCCGCTGTTTCTTTTTTTGCCACGGATATGATGAGTACAAATGCAGAGATAAAATTGGGTAACAGGAAATTATATACTTCAATTTTGGCGGGCGCAAATTTCTTTACTAAACACATAGGTTATATTGGTTTCGGATTGGGGCATGATTTTGTGATTAATCAACGTATGATTTTTTCAACAGTTTTTAACTGGGGAATGTTTTGGGAAACAAGATATTTAGATGGGGAAAAACACGGAATATTACACATAACAAAATTTGATGACAATAGTATTAGTGATATAAATTATCTCTTGGAATTTCGCCCGTCCTTTAGTTGGCGATTTGCAAAAAGGTATTCCCTTTTCGGCGGTCCCGTTTTTAAAAGATATATCGACCATTTCGCAGGCAAAACAAAATATGGCATCGGATGGCAGTTGGGAATAAGCAATGACTCTTGGATAAAAACAACGGTCAGAAGCAGTAACAGTTCCGATAGGTCATGGTCTTTGCAGCCTGCATTGCTGCCCAACTTCAATACAATCGGCTTCAGGCTTTTGGGCTATGATGTAAGAGTTCTGAAAAACCTTCCGGATAACATGGCTTTTATTGCAACAACAGGGATGGCAAAATTGGACAATTGGTATGCTGACTATGGAATAAATCCCAATGCTAATTCCGTTCCTGTTTTTTATCAAATGGCAGGGTTAAAGATTTTTGCCACGCAACATTTTTTTGCTGCAATGCAAATAGGAATGTCTTTTAAAAACCATGATATAAAAGAGAGGTTTTTATACGCGCCGGAAGTTGGATGGGACATTGGAAAAAGAATAAGCCTAAGTATGCAATACTTTAAACTTGAACAGGATATTCTGTCTCTTCGTTTCGGCTATACGCTTTGGAAAAGCCGTTAA
- the pstB gene encoding phosphate ABC transporter ATP-binding protein PstB, giving the protein MESTTIIKTVNYNSYYGDNHVIKNINIEVPKNHVVALMGPSGCGKTTFLRGINRMHEMTPGAHADGQILLNGEDVMALHPIVVRLKIGMVFQRPNPFPNLSIYDNVIAGYKLNGIKLPKSERDKIVEESLTKVALWKEVKDSLMKKGTFLSGGQQQRLCIARAVAMQPEVLLFDEPTSALDPISTATVEELFIELKKNYTLIIVTHNMQQAARVSDKTAFFYLGELVEYDETNQMFTNPKDERTQNYITGRFS; this is encoded by the coding sequence ATGGAAAGTACAACTATAATCAAAACTGTTAATTATAATTCTTATTACGGCGATAATCATGTTATCAAGAATATAAATATTGAGGTGCCTAAAAACCATGTAGTAGCATTGATGGGACCTTCCGGTTGCGGAAAGACCACTTTTTTGCGCGGCATCAACCGTATGCACGAAATGACGCCGGGTGCGCACGCCGACGGACAAATTTTGTTGAACGGCGAAGACGTAATGGCTCTGCATCCGATAGTGGTGCGCTTAAAAATAGGCATGGTTTTTCAGAGACCGAATCCGTTTCCGAACCTAAGCATTTACGACAATGTAATTGCAGGTTATAAATTGAATGGAATAAAGTTGCCGAAAAGCGAAAGAGATAAGATTGTAGAAGAATCTTTGACCAAAGTGGCTTTGTGGAAAGAAGTAAAAGACTCTTTGATGAAGAAAGGAACTTTCCTTTCCGGCGGGCAGCAGCAACGTTTGTGTATTGCACGTGCAGTTGCCATGCAGCCCGAAGTGTTGTTGTTCGACGAGCCGACCTCTGCGCTTGACCCGATTTCAACGGCAACTGTGGAAGAATTATTTATTGAACTGAAAAAAAATTACACACTCATTATCGTAACGCACAATATGCAGCAGGCTGCGCGCGTAAGCGATAAAACAGCTTTCTTTTATCTCGGCGAATTGGTGGAATACGATGAAACAAACCAGATGTTTACCAACCCGAAAGACGAGCGTACACAGAATTATATCACAGGAAGATTCAGTTAA